A window from Hoeflea sp. IMCC20628 encodes these proteins:
- a CDS encoding NAD(P)/FAD-dependent oxidoreductase encodes MSTPIETDVVIVGAGPVGLFAVFELGLYDLKCHLIDILDRPGGQCAELYPEKPIYDIPAWPEISGQALTDRLMEQIAPFSPEFHFNRMVSGFRKLDNGRFEVETDEGELLHCHAVVIAAGGGSFQPKRPPVPGIDAYEGTSVFYSVRRMEEFRDKDLLIVGGGDSALDWTLNLQPVAKSVTLVHRRPDFRAAPDSVNKMFAMKEEGKIDFQVGQVTGLQGADGQLTAATLKTPDGEINIACNRMLPFFGLTMKLGPIADWGLNQHENLIAVDTEKFETSIPGVFAIGDINWYPGKLKLILSGFHEAALMTQAVKRQAHPDQKVVFQYTTSSTSLQKKLGVQ; translated from the coding sequence ATGTCTACCCCGATTGAAACCGATGTCGTGATCGTGGGCGCGGGGCCAGTTGGCCTGTTTGCCGTGTTCGAGCTTGGGCTTTACGATCTGAAATGCCACCTGATCGATATTCTTGATCGACCGGGCGGGCAGTGTGCGGAGTTGTATCCCGAGAAGCCGATTTATGACATTCCGGCGTGGCCGGAGATCTCGGGGCAGGCGCTTACTGACCGATTGATGGAGCAAATCGCGCCGTTCTCTCCGGAATTTCATTTCAACCGGATGGTTTCCGGATTTCGCAAGCTGGACAATGGCCGTTTCGAAGTCGAGACCGACGAGGGTGAACTGCTGCATTGCCATGCGGTGGTGATTGCGGCAGGCGGAGGATCATTCCAGCCCAAGCGTCCGCCGGTTCCCGGAATCGACGCCTATGAAGGCACAAGCGTGTTTTATTCCGTGCGGCGCATGGAGGAGTTTCGCGACAAGGATTTGCTGATCGTCGGCGGCGGTGATTCCGCTCTGGACTGGACGCTCAATCTGCAGCCGGTGGCAAAATCGGTGACATTGGTGCATCGCCGTCCGGATTTCCGCGCAGCACCCGACAGCGTCAACAAGATGTTTGCGATGAAGGAAGAGGGCAAAATCGATTTTCAAGTCGGTCAGGTGACAGGCCTGCAGGGTGCGGATGGCCAATTGACAGCGGCAACACTCAAGACCCCGGATGGTGAAATCAATATTGCCTGCAACCGCATGCTGCCGTTCTTCGGACTGACGATGAAGCTTGGCCCGATCGCCGACTGGGGTCTGAATCAGCACGAGAATCTGATTGCTGTCGACACAGAAAAGTTCGAAACCAGCATCCCCGGCGTGTTCGCAATCGGCGACATCAACTGGTATCCGGGCAAGCTCAAGCTGATCCTGTCGGGCTTCCACGAAGCGGCGCTGATGACGCAAGCGGTCAAACGGCAGGCTCATCCGGACCAGAAGGTTGTGTTTCAGTACACAACGTCGTCGACCAGCCTGCAAAAGAAGCTTGGCGTCCAGTAA
- the folP gene encoding dihydropteroate synthase produces MQSPPDSVFEPRTLRLGQAAAIGLGPRSRVMGILNVTPDSFSDGGLHAETDAAVEAALEMIEAGADIVDIGGESTRPGADPVSALDEQRRIMPVIEALCHRGGVLISVDTWRAETARLALAAGAHLINDVWGLQREPQIAQVAAGAGAAVAIMHTGRDRVSLPDLVEDQFAWFAVSLEIARKAGIADDQILLDPGFGFAKDADDNLELMARFAELHALALPLLAGTSRKRFIGGLTGREAAGRDAGTAATSVILRLAGAAMFRVHNVAFNIDGLAVADAMVQSSRQKEPGHG; encoded by the coding sequence ATGCAATCACCGCCTGACAGCGTTTTTGAACCCAGGACCCTGAGGCTCGGCCAGGCTGCCGCGATCGGACTGGGACCGCGTTCAAGGGTGATGGGTATTCTCAATGTGACGCCGGATTCGTTCTCCGACGGCGGGCTTCACGCGGAAACCGATGCTGCCGTCGAGGCTGCGTTGGAGATGATTGAGGCCGGCGCGGATATTGTCGATATTGGCGGTGAATCGACACGACCCGGGGCGGACCCGGTCTCTGCGCTCGATGAACAGCGCAGGATCATGCCTGTCATCGAGGCTCTGTGTCATCGGGGAGGCGTGTTGATTTCGGTTGATACCTGGCGGGCTGAAACCGCCCGGCTGGCGCTGGCTGCGGGTGCTCATCTGATCAACGACGTCTGGGGCTTGCAGCGCGAGCCGCAGATTGCGCAGGTCGCTGCTGGGGCGGGTGCGGCAGTGGCGATCATGCATACCGGTCGCGACCGCGTCAGCCTGCCGGATCTGGTGGAAGACCAGTTTGCCTGGTTCGCCGTGTCGCTCGAGATTGCCCGGAAGGCAGGAATAGCGGATGATCAGATCCTGCTTGATCCGGGGTTCGGGTTCGCCAAGGACGCTGACGACAACCTTGAACTGATGGCAAGGTTTGCCGAGTTGCATGCGCTGGCACTGCCGCTGCTGGCTGGCACCTCGCGAAAACGTTTTATTGGGGGACTGACCGGACGAGAGGCGGCCGGCCGTGATGCTGGGACTGCGGCAACCAGCGTGATCCTCAGGCTGGCCGGCGCGGCAATGTTTCGGGTTCACAATGTGGCTTTCAACATCGACGGGCTTGCGGTTGCCGATGCGATGGTTCAAAGCAGCCGCCAAAAGGAGCCTGGTCATGGCTGA
- a CDS encoding ABC-type transport auxiliary lipoprotein family protein, whose translation MLSALSGCAGGLVAATPPDTYGLSAAPEVSGQQSRNRQILINEPTALKALDSEQIVIRPTSSSIEYLAKSQWSDRLPKIVQDKLVQAFENSGRVGGVGRPGDGLAIDYKIITAIRAFEIKADAGERAVVELSAKILNDRNGVVVATKVFRSTTAVTGSGNAAYVQSLDRAFEEVVQDLVGWTLAKI comes from the coding sequence ATGCTGTCAGCACTGTCCGGCTGTGCGGGCGGACTTGTTGCAGCAACACCTCCTGACACCTATGGCCTGTCGGCTGCGCCAGAAGTTTCTGGCCAGCAGTCGCGCAACCGCCAGATCCTGATCAATGAGCCGACTGCGCTCAAGGCGCTCGACAGCGAGCAGATCGTCATCCGCCCGACGTCTTCGTCGATCGAATATCTGGCGAAGTCGCAATGGTCCGACCGGCTGCCGAAAATAGTCCAGGACAAGCTGGTTCAGGCGTTTGAAAATTCGGGCCGGGTTGGCGGCGTCGGACGCCCCGGTGACGGTCTGGCGATCGACTACAAGATCATCACCGCCATTCGGGCCTTCGAGATCAAGGCCGATGCCGGTGAGCGCGCTGTCGTTGAATTGTCTGCCAAGATACTCAATGACCGCAACGGCGTGGTGGTGGCGACAAAGGTGTTTCGCTCGACTACAGCGGTCACGGGCAGCGGAAATGCTGCCTATGTGCAGTCACTTGACCGGGCGTTCGAAGAGGTCGTGCAGGATCTGGTTGGCTGGACATTGGCGAAGATCTGA
- a CDS encoding MlaD family protein, with product METRANYAIVGLFTLLVMLSAFGFVYWMARYGGGGETTQLIVRIPGSANGLSVGSPVRFNGIPYGVIRRLSIDPESPDYVIAQTEVQANTPIYTDTRAALEIQGLTGSAYIELQGGTPTNDNILLRALTKDEIAEIEADPSSVTNLLATADEILNRANAVIGEVEGFVKDARAPLTETLKNTEIFTGALRDNADGIDDFLKSVASLSETVKSLSGRIDSALGSAEELIKAVDPEKIDRILGNVDKVTADVANASGDITKTLESFRLAANSLETFAADAGVSLDKVDKVISGIDPAKVGQAVDDIAVASADARKALADAREVAETFNARKEDYDLIISDVKQMTATLNAASTRVDGVLAKVDNFLGEGDASTLLADAEATLKSFRDVANSLNTRIGPIADNLQRFSGSGLRDVEALVNDARRSIERIERSISSIEQDPQRLIFGGDTVKQYDGRTRR from the coding sequence ATGGAAACGCGGGCCAATTATGCCATCGTCGGCTTGTTCACCCTTCTGGTGATGTTGTCGGCGTTCGGCTTTGTCTACTGGATGGCGCGCTATGGCGGTGGTGGCGAGACCACCCAATTGATCGTCCGCATCCCTGGCTCCGCCAACGGACTGTCGGTGGGCTCGCCGGTGCGGTTCAACGGCATTCCCTACGGCGTGATCCGGCGGCTCAGTATTGATCCTGAAAGCCCCGATTACGTGATTGCGCAGACCGAGGTGCAGGCCAATACGCCGATCTACACCGATACACGTGCGGCGCTGGAAATTCAGGGACTGACAGGGTCGGCCTATATCGAGTTGCAAGGGGGAACCCCTACCAATGACAATATTTTGCTCCGCGCGCTCACCAAGGACGAGATCGCGGAAATCGAGGCCGATCCGTCCAGCGTGACCAATTTGCTTGCCACGGCCGACGAAATCCTCAATCGCGCCAATGCGGTGATTGGCGAGGTCGAAGGCTTCGTCAAGGACGCGCGAGCCCCGCTGACCGAAACGCTCAAGAACACCGAGATTTTCACCGGCGCGTTGCGTGACAATGCCGACGGCATCGACGATTTCCTCAAGAGCGTAGCCAGCCTGTCCGAGACCGTGAAATCGCTGTCGGGCCGGATCGACAGTGCGCTTGGCTCGGCGGAAGAGCTGATCAAGGCGGTGGATCCGGAGAAAATCGACCGCATACTGGGCAATGTCGACAAGGTCACAGCCGACGTCGCCAATGCTTCGGGCGACATCACCAAAACGCTGGAAAGCTTCCGGCTGGCGGCCAATTCGCTTGAAACATTCGCTGCTGACGCCGGCGTCTCGCTCGACAAGGTCGACAAGGTGATTTCCGGAATTGACCCGGCCAAGGTTGGCCAGGCCGTCGATGACATTGCGGTTGCAAGTGCGGATGCCCGCAAGGCGCTCGCCGATGCGCGAGAAGTGGCTGAGACATTCAATGCGCGCAAAGAAGATTATGATCTGATCATTTCCGATGTTAAGCAGATGACCGCCACGCTCAATGCCGCATCGACTCGCGTTGACGGGGTTCTGGCCAAGGTGGACAATTTCCTCGGGGAAGGGGATGCATCAACGCTGCTCGCCGATGCCGAGGCTACGCTCAAGTCGTTCCGCGATGTCGCCAATTCGCTCAATACCAGAATTGGCCCGATCGCTGACAATCTTCAGCGCTTTTCAGGCTCTGGCCTGCGCGATGTCGAGGCACTGGTCAATGATGCGCGGCGTTCAATCGAGCGCATCGAACGCTCGATTTCTTCCATCGAGCAGGATCCGCAGCGGCTTATTTTCGGTGGCGACACGGTCAAGCAATATGACGGGCGGACGCGCCGTTGA
- a CDS encoding Hpt domain-containing protein: MAALSIAFEAPEVSCQPRPSGGRPVDLVHLARQTGGDKTLETEVLALFARQAREAVARMGTLENDARSEVAHRLAGAAKAVGAFDVARRASAVEIKPDDLVAMTAFANSVIEADTFIVGLMR, encoded by the coding sequence ATGGCGGCGCTCAGTATTGCATTCGAAGCCCCGGAAGTCAGTTGTCAGCCGAGACCGTCGGGCGGACGACCGGTCGATCTGGTACACCTGGCGCGGCAGACCGGGGGCGACAAGACGCTTGAGACCGAAGTGCTGGCATTGTTTGCCCGGCAGGCGCGTGAAGCGGTGGCCCGGATGGGTACATTGGAAAATGATGCACGCTCCGAAGTGGCACACCGGTTGGCAGGAGCCGCCAAGGCCGTCGGGGCCTTTGATGTTGCCCGCCGCGCGTCTGCTGTGGAGATCAAGCCAGATGACCTGGTTGCAATGACCGCTTTCGCCAATTCGGTTATCGAGGCGGACACGTTCATCGTCGGCCTTATGCGCTGA
- a CDS encoding VOC family protein, whose protein sequence is MSGTPDRLQNPAQTRGFAISGLGEIAIRCIDFAAMTAFYRDTLGLELLADRGGIIFFKLGNGVEGHTAVLALFNPEINPGCGASVAASSTLHHVALSLSQADQQAACRWFEANGISYKIEEFSWIGWRGVFLTDPDGNTVELVSANWPVKD, encoded by the coding sequence ATGTCCGGGACACCTGACAGACTGCAAAACCCCGCACAGACGCGGGGTTTTGCCATTTCAGGGCTTGGCGAAATCGCCATCCGATGCATTGATTTTGCCGCCATGACCGCGTTTTATCGCGACACTCTGGGGCTTGAACTGCTGGCTGATCGCGGCGGCATCATCTTCTTCAAACTGGGCAACGGCGTCGAGGGCCACACCGCAGTGCTGGCCTTGTTTAACCCGGAGATCAATCCTGGATGCGGCGCGTCGGTGGCCGCATCGTCGACGTTGCATCACGTTGCTCTCAGCCTCAGCCAGGCCGACCAGCAGGCTGCCTGCCGCTGGTTTGAGGCCAATGGCATCAGCTACAAGATCGAGGAATTTTCCTGGATCGGCTGGCGCGGTGTCTTCCTTACCGATCCCGACGGCAACACCGTCGAGCTGGTTTCCGCCAACTGGCCTGTCAAGGACTGA
- a CDS encoding TIGR01620 family protein produces the protein MTDHDASDPVRKPRAFTVDDPAPKTAAERSRRTADKPRKPAAIPVTVAMTMAEDDPFLPPPPDELDGLTPPPASPRPRRLTAGKLLTGSLGFLAALALGIWTDTLIRSLFDRLPWLGWAAAMAAAIAVVALLALAIKEFIGIRRLTKVASLREAITARVKSATAKEARALGTQVTALVAANPLTAHGRKSLNTLDDEIIDGPHYLEFAERELMSPLDRQARQLIVNAARRVSVVTAVSPRALVDLAYVGYEAIRLTRAMAELYGGRPGTLGMIRLFRDVIAHLAVTGAIAAGDSLIQQVVGHGLAAKLSARLGEGVINGLMTARIGISAMDLCRPMPFTALKRPGIGDFMSVIAGMAAKDASTKTTGNETL, from the coding sequence ATGACCGATCACGATGCGTCTGATCCGGTGCGCAAGCCGCGCGCCTTCACTGTCGACGACCCTGCCCCCAAGACTGCGGCGGAGCGGTCCCGCAGAACGGCTGACAAGCCGCGCAAACCCGCGGCAATACCCGTGACTGTGGCGATGACCATGGCTGAAGACGACCCGTTCCTGCCACCGCCGCCTGACGAACTCGATGGATTGACGCCACCACCGGCATCGCCGCGTCCACGCAGGCTGACGGCTGGGAAACTGCTGACCGGCAGCCTTGGCTTTCTTGCCGCCCTGGCACTGGGAATCTGGACCGACACGCTGATCCGCAGCCTGTTTGACCGCCTGCCCTGGCTTGGCTGGGCCGCGGCAATGGCGGCTGCGATTGCTGTTGTGGCGCTGCTGGCGCTGGCAATCAAGGAATTCATCGGCATTCGTCGCCTGACAAAGGTCGCAAGTCTGCGCGAAGCCATCACGGCCAGGGTCAAATCCGCAACTGCCAAGGAGGCGCGCGCGCTTGGTACCCAGGTCACAGCTTTGGTCGCCGCCAACCCGCTGACCGCACATGGACGCAAAAGCCTCAACACCCTTGACGATGAGATCATTGACGGGCCGCATTACCTGGAATTTGCCGAGCGCGAATTGATGTCGCCGCTCGACCGCCAGGCCCGGCAATTGATCGTCAACGCCGCCCGCCGCGTTTCGGTGGTGACTGCAGTCAGCCCCCGTGCCTTAGTCGACCTTGCCTATGTCGGCTATGAAGCTATCCGTCTCACCCGGGCCATGGCCGAACTCTATGGCGGCCGTCCGGGTACGCTTGGCATGATCCGACTGTTCCGCGATGTCATCGCCCATCTCGCCGTCACCGGCGCCATTGCGGCGGGCGACAGCCTGATCCAGCAGGTGGTCGGTCACGGTCTGGCCGCCAAGCTGTCAGCCCGGCTTGGCGAAGGCGTCATCAACGGCCTGATGACGGCGCGAATCGGCATATCCGCCATGGATCTGTGCCGTCCGATGCCATTCACGGCGCTTAAACGCCCCGGCATTGGCGACTTTATGTCGGTCATAGCCGGAATGGCCGCCAAAGATGCATCAACGAAAACAACCGGCAACGAGACACTTTGA
- a CDS encoding 2Fe-2S iron-sulfur cluster-binding protein — MTKITLVAYDGTRFEVAAENGSTVMENAIRNSVPGIEAECGGACACATCHVYVDEQWVDAVGAPAPMEEDMLDFAFDVRPTSRLSCQIKVRSELDGLVVHVPERQA, encoded by the coding sequence ATGACCAAAATTACCCTAGTTGCCTATGATGGAACGCGTTTCGAGGTTGCCGCCGAAAACGGCTCAACCGTTATGGAAAACGCAATCCGCAATTCCGTTCCCGGTATCGAAGCGGAATGCGGCGGTGCCTGCGCATGCGCAACCTGCCATGTCTATGTCGACGAGCAATGGGTTGATGCGGTTGGCGCGCCTGCTCCGATGGAAGAAGACATGCTCGATTTTGCATTCGATGTGCGTCCAACCTCTCGGCTTTCCTGCCAGATCAAGGTTCGTAGCGAGCTTGATGGCCTGGTGGTGCATGTGCCTGAGCGGCAGGCCTGA
- the folK gene encoding 2-amino-4-hydroxy-6-hydroxymethyldihydropteridine diphosphokinase, which produces MPESKTVIAAIGLGGNIGNPRRTMARALKLLDARDDIQLRTVSRLYRTPPWGNTDQEWFHNACTLVETTLDPHELLKVCLEIELQLGRVRTDRWGPRTIDLDVLLHGDFLSAHADLTVPHPRMTERAFVMVPLADIAPQAIVNLQSIDDWSSLVDSEGIEALSRSGDWWQYEK; this is translated from the coding sequence GTGCCTGAGTCCAAAACCGTCATCGCGGCGATTGGGCTTGGCGGCAATATCGGCAATCCGCGCCGGACGATGGCACGTGCGTTAAAGCTGCTTGATGCGCGTGACGACATTCAGCTTCGCACCGTTTCGCGGCTTTATCGAACGCCGCCCTGGGGCAACACTGATCAGGAATGGTTCCACAATGCCTGCACGTTGGTGGAAACCACGTTGGATCCGCATGAGTTGCTCAAGGTGTGCCTGGAAATTGAGTTGCAGCTTGGCCGGGTTCGCACCGATCGCTGGGGTCCGCGTACTATTGACCTTGACGTGCTGCTGCATGGAGATTTTCTGTCAGCCCACGCAGACCTGACAGTGCCGCATCCACGGATGACGGAACGGGCCTTCGTGATGGTGCCGCTGGCCGACATTGCGCCGCAGGCCATTGTCAATCTGCAGAGCATTGATGATTGGTCAAGTCTGGTGGATTCCGAAGGCATCGAGGCGCTGAGCCGGTCCGGGGACTGGTGGCAGTACGAGAAATAG
- a CDS encoding ABC transporter ATP-binding protein: MTPQDPNHSDRLVPDPELEREVILSARDVTVAFGRNVVLDHLDLDVYRGEILGFVGGSGTGKSVLMRSILRLIPRQHGVIRILGEDYDQVDEATKIQLDMRLGVLFQQGALFSALTVRENIQVPMREYLDLPKKLMDELAELKVAMVGLTPDAADKYPSELSGGMIKRAALARALALDPDLVFLDEPTSGLDPIGAAEFDELIAQLRDTMGLTVYMVTHDLDSLFSVCDRIAVLGQKRVLVEGTIDDMLSFDDPWVQSYFQGKRARLIPSHTRNQDVKQDPEPNPAGSKKSEAK, from the coding sequence ATGACCCCGCAAGACCCCAATCACTCTGATCGTCTGGTGCCAGACCCCGAGCTCGAGCGCGAGGTGATCCTCTCGGCGCGCGACGTCACCGTTGCGTTTGGGCGCAATGTGGTGCTCGATCATCTTGATCTTGATGTTTATCGCGGCGAGATACTGGGATTTGTCGGCGGTTCCGGTACCGGAAAATCGGTGTTGATGCGATCGATACTGCGGCTGATTCCGCGGCAGCATGGGGTTATCCGGATTCTCGGCGAGGATTATGATCAGGTCGACGAAGCCACGAAAATTCAGCTCGATATGCGCCTGGGTGTATTGTTTCAGCAGGGCGCGCTGTTTTCGGCGCTGACAGTGCGCGAGAACATTCAGGTTCCGATGCGGGAGTACCTGGATCTTCCCAAGAAACTGATGGATGAACTGGCGGAGCTGAAGGTGGCAATGGTCGGGCTTACGCCTGACGCGGCGGACAAATACCCATCAGAACTGTCCGGCGGAATGATCAAACGGGCAGCGCTGGCACGTGCACTGGCGCTTGATCCGGATCTGGTTTTCCTGGATGAGCCGACCTCCGGGCTGGACCCGATCGGAGCGGCGGAATTCGATGAGCTGATCGCCCAGTTGCGTGACACGATGGGACTAACCGTCTACATGGTGACCCATGATCTCGACAGCCTGTTCTCTGTCTGCGACAGGATCGCCGTTCTGGGCCAGAAACGCGTGCTGGTGGAAGGAACCATCGATGACATGCTTTCATTTGACGACCCTTGGGTGCAATCCTATTTTCAAGGCAAGAGAGCGCGCTTGATCCCAAGCCATACCCGGAATCAAGATGTTAAGCAGGACCCGGAACCTAACCCGGCCGGCAGCAAGAAAAGCGAAGCGAAGTAA
- a CDS encoding DUF922 domain-containing protein has protein sequence MRLLRIGITALTLCMIPHLGAADPVITKTYSYFSISGITGADLERKLALHGPMLMHSGTRHPGATRIKLGGSVKYESFEGKCRVIEAVVKLETHLTLPRWKNRASASNDTRLVWDTLSADIKRHEERHAEIARQHARKMEKALEGLRPEKTCEKMEVRVNATTKSIIEKHAADQARFDRVEAASFERRMLRMLRFKAKKLNSRS, from the coding sequence ATGCGCCTTCTTCGCATCGGCATTACGGCGCTCACTCTATGCATGATCCCGCACCTCGGTGCCGCCGATCCGGTGATCACCAAAACCTATTCCTATTTTTCCATCAGTGGCATCACCGGCGCGGACCTCGAACGTAAATTGGCACTGCACGGCCCGATGCTCATGCACAGCGGAACCCGACATCCCGGCGCCACCAGAATCAAGCTTGGCGGCTCGGTGAAATATGAAAGTTTCGAAGGCAAATGCCGGGTGATCGAAGCCGTGGTCAAGCTCGAGACTCATTTGACCCTGCCACGCTGGAAAAACCGTGCCTCGGCCAGCAATGACACACGGCTGGTCTGGGATACGCTGTCCGCCGACATCAAGCGCCATGAAGAGCGCCACGCCGAAATCGCCCGCCAACACGCCCGCAAGATGGAAAAAGCCCTTGAAGGGCTGCGGCCTGAAAAAACCTGCGAGAAAATGGAAGTTCGGGTCAACGCGACCACGAAGTCCATCATCGAAAAGCACGCCGCCGACCAGGCCCGCTTCGACCGTGTCGAGGCGGCAAGTTTCGAACGACGCATGCTGCGGATGCTGCGCTTCAAGGCGAAGAAACTAAACAGCCGCAGCTGA
- the folB gene encoding dihydroneopterin aldolase: MAECYTIRLTNCAFFARHGVHDEEEFLGQRFFVDAELEVDLSDALETDSIEGTVHYGVAFKVIEDIVTGKRRYLIEALALDIAKALTAQFSQIRLARITVRKPSAAVPGILDHVEVTVEHRA, translated from the coding sequence ATGGCTGAGTGTTACACAATTCGACTCACCAATTGCGCGTTCTTCGCCCGACATGGCGTCCATGACGAGGAGGAGTTCCTGGGGCAACGCTTCTTTGTCGATGCCGAGCTCGAGGTGGATCTGAGCGACGCTCTGGAAACCGACTCGATTGAGGGGACTGTTCATTACGGCGTCGCGTTCAAGGTGATCGAGGACATCGTCACCGGCAAGCGGCGTTACCTGATCGAGGCGCTGGCGCTGGATATCGCCAAAGCGTTGACGGCCCAGTTTTCACAGATCCGGCTTGCCCGCATCACGGTGCGCAAACCCAGCGCTGCGGTGCCGGGCATTCTTGATCATGTCGAAGTGACGGTTGAACATCGTGCCTGA
- a CDS encoding YcjX family protein, with protein MSSSITNLTDEALIAFDTLADRAANLIQPTLRLGVTGLSRAGKTVFITALVHNLLHGGRLPMFQAAHSGRLARSFLEPQPDDAVPRFQYEDHVARMISDRLWPDSTRAISELRLIIEYESASGWNRFFSGGRLCLDIVDYPGEWLLDLPLLGQNFAEFSLNATSLARSPVRAALAAPWLEKAQSIDPLKPADESDARELARFFTDYLRACKKEERALSTLPPGRFLMPGDLDGSPALTFAPLPNLPDTSAPKGSLMAMMERRFESYKSVVVKPFFREHVARLDRQIVLIDAMQAMNAGREAVMDLERALSDVLSCFRPGSGNLLTNLVSRRIDKVLIAATKADHLHHESHDRLEAIARRIVDRASANIGLNGAHIEVLALAAVRATREATVRQDGEELPVIVGTPLDGERIGGELFDGNRKTAIFPGDLPRNPDSFFEAVDSLSQPLLPEINIVRFRPPLIEESESGIKLSLPHIRLDRALEYLLGDRLA; from the coding sequence TTGTCATCTTCCATCACCAACCTGACCGACGAGGCGCTGATCGCTTTCGACACCCTGGCTGATCGCGCCGCCAATCTGATCCAGCCGACACTGCGGCTTGGCGTGACCGGTCTGTCACGCGCAGGCAAGACGGTGTTCATCACCGCACTGGTTCACAACCTCTTGCATGGCGGACGTCTGCCGATGTTTCAGGCCGCCCATTCAGGCCGGCTTGCCCGGTCGTTTCTGGAGCCTCAACCTGACGACGCGGTGCCGCGGTTTCAATATGAAGACCACGTAGCACGGATGATCAGTGATCGCCTCTGGCCTGACTCAACCCGTGCAATTTCCGAGCTGCGCCTGATTATCGAGTATGAGTCGGCCAGCGGCTGGAACAGGTTTTTCTCCGGCGGCAGGCTTTGTCTCGACATTGTCGACTACCCGGGCGAATGGCTGCTGGATCTGCCCTTGCTCGGACAGAATTTTGCGGAGTTTTCGCTCAACGCCACCTCGCTCGCCCGCTCGCCGGTTCGCGCAGCCCTTGCCGCACCTTGGCTGGAGAAAGCCCAGTCAATCGACCCACTCAAACCGGCAGATGAAAGCGACGCGCGCGAACTGGCGCGGTTTTTCACCGATTATCTGAGAGCCTGCAAGAAGGAAGAGCGGGCGCTGTCCACCCTGCCTCCGGGACGGTTCCTGATGCCAGGAGATCTCGACGGATCGCCTGCCCTGACCTTCGCGCCGTTGCCCAATCTGCCCGACACGTCCGCGCCCAAAGGCTCGCTGATGGCGATGATGGAACGCCGGTTTGAAAGCTACAAATCGGTCGTGGTGAAACCGTTCTTTCGTGAGCATGTCGCCCGCCTCGACCGCCAGATCGTGTTGATCGACGCCATGCAGGCGATGAACGCCGGTCGCGAGGCGGTCATGGACCTAGAGCGGGCGCTGTCGGACGTGCTGTCCTGCTTCCGGCCCGGCAGTGGCAATCTGCTGACCAACCTCGTCTCCCGCCGGATCGACAAGGTGCTGATCGCCGCCACCAAGGCCGATCACTTGCACCATGAAAGCCATGACAGGCTGGAAGCAATTGCGCGCCGGATTGTCGATCGCGCCTCAGCCAATATCGGGTTGAACGGCGCTCACATCGAGGTGCTGGCGCTGGCGGCGGTGCGGGCAACGCGTGAGGCCACCGTGCGCCAGGATGGCGAAGAGCTGCCGGTGATCGTCGGCACCCCGCTCGACGGCGAACGCATCGGTGGCGAACTGTTCGATGGCAACCGTAAAACAGCCATATTTCCCGGTGACTTGCCAAGGAATCCGGATTCATTCTTTGAAGCCGTTGATTCACTCTCTCAGCCCCTGCTGCCGGAGATCAACATCGTCCGTTTTCGCCCGCCCCTGATCGAAGAAAGCGAATCCGGCATCAAGCTGTCGTTGCCGCATATCCGCCTCGACCGGGCTCTGGAGTATCTTTTGGGAGACCGGTTGGCATGA